In a single window of the Phaeobacter sp. G2 genome:
- the murJ gene encoding murein biosynthesis integral membrane protein MurJ, with protein MKPVKLLSGFMTVGFWTLASRILGFARDIMIASFLGTGPVAEAFLVAFSLPNMFRRFFAEGAFNTAFVPLFSKKLQKNDDPVGFARDALTGLATVLIVFTLLAQLVMPWLVLAMASGFRNDARFDLTVDFGRITFAYILFISLAALLSGVLNASGRFAAAAAAPVLLNIVLVGALLLGESGLLDAYLPASRPDLPGFSQGTLLVWATLLAGVAQMALVWVAASRAGYRLTPRRPQLTPDLKRLAVIAAPAMLAGGVVQINLLVGRQVASFFDGAIAWLSYADRLYQLPLGVVGIAVGIVLLPDLSRRLAAEDAAGAQHAFSRAGEISLALTIPSAIALVAIPLPLVSVLFERGAFAFTDSQATALAVAIYGLGLPAFVLQKVLQPLYFAREDTRTPFRFALNAMVVNALVAIAGAALLGFIGAAIGTTVAGWAMVWQLARGTKDMGQSAQFDARFKQRIWRILVAALLMGGLLWGAAQALEPWLFSAGIRYPALALLVLIGICGYFAIGASIGAFRLSDFKSSLRRSKG; from the coding sequence ATGAAGCCGGTAAAATTGCTGTCGGGCTTTATGACGGTTGGCTTTTGGACCCTGGCCAGCCGGATCTTGGGCTTTGCCCGCGATATCATGATTGCCAGCTTCCTGGGCACCGGCCCCGTGGCCGAGGCCTTTTTGGTGGCCTTTAGCCTGCCCAATATGTTCCGCCGCTTCTTTGCCGAGGGCGCGTTCAACACCGCCTTTGTGCCGCTGTTTTCCAAAAAGCTGCAAAAGAACGACGATCCCGTCGGCTTTGCCCGCGATGCGCTGACCGGCCTGGCGACGGTTCTGATCGTCTTTACCCTGTTGGCACAGCTGGTAATGCCCTGGCTGGTTCTGGCCATGGCCAGCGGTTTTCGCAATGATGCGCGTTTTGATCTGACGGTTGATTTTGGCCGCATCACCTTTGCCTATATTCTGTTTATCTCGCTGGCGGCGCTGCTCTCGGGGGTGCTCAATGCCTCGGGGCGTTTTGCTGCTGCAGCAGCGGCTCCGGTCTTGCTCAACATCGTGCTGGTTGGCGCGTTGTTACTCGGCGAAAGCGGTCTGCTGGATGCCTACCTTCCTGCCAGCCGCCCTGATTTGCCTGGATTTTCCCAGGGGACGTTACTGGTCTGGGCCACGCTTTTAGCCGGGGTCGCGCAGATGGCCCTGGTCTGGGTCGCTGCCAGTCGGGCGGGCTATCGCCTGACCCCGCGTCGGCCACAACTCACCCCGGACCTGAAACGTCTGGCAGTGATTGCGGCACCTGCAATGCTGGCCGGGGGGGTGGTGCAGATCAACCTGCTGGTCGGGCGTCAGGTCGCCAGCTTCTTTGACGGGGCAATTGCCTGGCTTAGCTATGCGGACCGGCTGTATCAGCTGCCTCTGGGCGTGGTGGGCATTGCAGTGGGTATCGTCCTGCTGCCAGATCTGTCCCGCCGATTGGCCGCCGAGGATGCGGCAGGCGCGCAACACGCCTTCAGCCGCGCCGGTGAGATTTCTCTGGCGCTGACCATTCCCTCTGCCATCGCGCTGGTGGCCATTCCCCTGCCGCTTGTCTCGGTACTGTTTGAGCGCGGCGCCTTTGCCTTCACGGATAGCCAGGCCACGGCCCTTGCGGTCGCCATCTACGGGTTAGGCTTGCCTGCCTTTGTGCTGCAAAAGGTGCTGCAACCGCTCTATTTTGCCCGCGAAGACACCCGAACCCCGTTCCGCTTTGCGCTGAACGCGATGGTGGTCAACGCCCTGGTGGCCATTGCAGGCGCGGCGCTGCTTGGCTTCATCGGGGCCGCCATCGGCACCACGGTTGCGGGCTGGGCCATGGTCTGGCAACTGGCGCGCGGCACCAAAGATATGGGGCAAAGTGCACAGTTTGATGCAAGGTTTAAACAGCGGATCTGGCGGATTCTGGTGGCGGCCCTGCTGATGGGAGGGCTGCTCTGGGGCGCTGCCCAGGCACTGGAGCCCTGGCTGTTCAGCGCCGGCATCCGCTATCCGGCGCTGGCGCTATTGGTCCTGATCGGCATCTGCGGCTATTTTGCGATTGGTGCCAGTATCGGTGCCTTCCGGCTGTCAGATTTCAAATCCAGCCTGCGTCGCAGCAAGGGTTAG